The Chryseolinea soli nucleotide sequence ACTCATTCCGTTTTGGGTGTTGGGCAATGTGGTGTTCACGCTGGGCCTGCTGGTAGCCTGGGCCATCTATGGGATCGTGCCGGTGGGAAATTTGATCGTGCTGTATGTTTTTGTGGGCGTATACCTGCTCGCGGTGCTGGGCTTTGGTTTGCTGGTGTCCACGGTCTGCGAGACGCAACAGCAGGCGATGTTCATCATGTTTTTCTTTATGATGATCTTCATCCTCATGGGCGGACTCTTCACACCCATCGACAGCATGCCGGAGTGGGCGAAGCTCATTTCCCGGTTTAACCCGGTGAGCTATCTCATCAGCGTCATGCGCATGGTGGTGTTAAAGGGAAGCGATCTGTACGACGTGCGGATTCACCTCGGCATTGTAGCACTGTTCGCCGTGGTGTTGAATGGATGGGCGGTGTTGAACTATAAAAAGACAAGCTAACATCATCACCGTTAAGCCTTACCGCACAAAGGCAAAACGCATGATGTTGCCGTTCTGGATCTCGTTCCCTTCGTTCGAAATATACAAGTGCCCGACATCGTCGAAGGCAATGCCTTCCGGCTGATTGAAGTACTTGGGATCTAACGCATAGGCCGCTTTTGGCTTCCAGCCCGCATCGGCGATCAGCAAGGTCTTATGCACCGAGGAGAGGATATACCATTCTCCCGTCAACGGATGAAGGGCCAGCGCCGAGGGTTGAAACGCACGCCTCACTTTGCCGGCCAACGAGGACATCCCGCTAAGGTCGATCTGGAAGGATGTTACCTTCGACCCCGAGCTGTCGGCCAGGTCGAGCGTGTAGCCTTTGATGATGTGCTTTTCCTTCCCGCATTTTTTGCAGAGCGTATACAACTTGTTATCCGTTTCCAGGGCGCAGAGGCTTTCGTATTCGCCTTTCGGAAACACGTTTTCCCACTTCCGGGCTTTCACCTTTTTTTGTTTGATGCTGTCGGAGAAAGAGAACAGCGTGCCATCGCTGCGCAGGGTGTAGATCAGGTTTTTGTAGACGGCCACGTCTTCGAAGTCGCCGTTCTTGGAGAACTTGGTGGCATAGGCTTTCTTCTTGTCGATGGGGAAGAAGAACAGGCGGCCGTCTTCGTCGTTGATGGCCAGCACCGTGTCAGGGTTGCCGTGATGGAAGGCGATGCCGGAGATCTCGAGCAACGATTCGCGCATAATGATCTTTTCCGGCGCCGAGAAGTCGTAGCCGGGTGGGCTGTTGTACCGCTTTAGTTCGCAAGAAAAGAGCAGCAGCAAACAGAGGGCGGAGAGGAGCCCATATTTCACAGAATGTGTTGTCTTGTTCCTCACGGTGTGCGAAGGTACTATTCAGGGGTCAAATCACCAGAAAAAAATTGCCGCTAGAAAAGTGACAGAGCGTGTTGTCCTGCATCCCGGCGACATTCAGGATCAAGGTTGACGGCCATTAAACGGAACGCATTAGTTAAACCTGTACCCGATGTAGAGTCCAGGTCCCTTGGCATAGGTGGGCACAACGGTGAGGTTGCTGTTCTTATTTTTCCAGTGGTAGCGATGGGTCAGGTAGGCGATGTTCGTGGAGAGTATACCAATGCCGGCCCCGGCAAACACATCAGACACCCAATGGCGGTTGTTCATAATGCGCATGGCACCCACGGTGGTGGCCATGCCATAGGCGCCGATGGTATACCAGACGCTCTGATCGCCATACTCTTTTGCCATGAACGTGGCCGTGGCAAAAGCCTGGGCGGTGTGGCCCGAAGGAAATGAAAATTCGTCTTTACCGTCGGGACGTTCTTCGTGTGTGATCGATTTGAACGAGAAGGTGAGGGCTGCCATGATCATCTCCGATTTTACCAGCAACAGCGTCCGGTTCCGGAAATCGTTTTTCCCTTTCACCCCCGCGATGTTCAGTCCGTAGACGATCGCCACCGGTGCGTGCATGAGGTAGTTGTCTACCTTGCTGTGAAAGTTGGGCATGATGTTGTTGCGCTCCTCCCGGATCTCGTAGCGGTTGATGACGTCGTCGCTTTTTGCGGAATAGACACCCAGTCCGATCAGGAGGGCAGGTACTTTTACGGCGTGGAGCAGCCGGTATTCTTTTTTGGCTTGGGGAGCATCTTCCTGTAGCTGCAGGTCCGGAGCCGGTTCGCTGGGTTGTGGCTTGATCTGGGCGAGAGCACCCGACGAAAGGCAAAGGGCGGCAATGAGCAGAGAGGAAAACTTCATAACCTCGAAAATAACGATTTTTAATGTGATTGCAAAAGTAGTGCAATCGACACCGGCCGGCAACGACATTTCAGTTTGAAAAGCACGAGGGTGGAATTGATGCCACGTTTTGCTGCGTGGCCTATAAAATATTAACTCGTGTTCAATTTGTTGAAATTACAAGCATTTACATGCCATCCCAATCCTGCCCGGCATACCCGGCATTCAAAGACTGACCCAATCTCACACGATCACATAGTTGCGGTATTCCCCCAGGCGGCGGCCGGTCGTCTTCTCGACCCATTCCTTGACACGGTCTTTCAGGCTGAGGCGGACACGGCTTTCGTCGAACACGAAATCCCAGGTCAGGTTGGCGATGCGGCGGTGCATAACTTGCGGGTGGGTGTCCTGGAACCGCTCGAGCCGATCGATCTCCGAGTAGTCGAACTCGCTGGTGCGGGGGATGTTCTGGTCGATCCACTCGTCGCTGTGCCAGTAGCGGTTAAACGACACCTGTTTGTTTTGCATGGCCTTGGGCTCGCGAACATAGCCGTAGTGGAAGATGGACGCGGGGATGTGTTTCACCTTCAGCTTCCGGTTGGGCAGGATGCGGAAGCCCTGGGCATCGCGGTAGGAAAAGATGTCTTTCCGGTTGCGGATCACACGGACTTCACGGCGATACCAGCGGTAGGAGGTGCCCACATAATCGTAGGAACCATAAAAATGTACATAGTCAAAAAGCAACCCTTCGACTTCGTGATCGTCTTTGTAGCGTTGCATGTTTTCGCGCACGGCGTCGATATACTTTTCGTGCATCACTTCGTCGGCCTGGATGTAGAAGGCCCAGTCGGCGGTGGGGTCGATGGCCCGGAAGGCTTTGTCGGTTTCGATGGCGAGCACGCGGCCATTATCCCGCACGTTGTCGTCCCACACGGTTTCGATGATCCGGATCTTGTCGGAGGGAATCGAACGGATCAACTGCAACGTGTCGTCGTCGGAGTTGCCCACGGCGACCACCATCTCCGTGCACAAAGGCAGGATGGACTGTATGGCTTCAACGACCGGATAGTCGTATCGTATCGCATTGCGTACAAATGTAAATCCACTCACTTTCATGGGGGGCACAGGGGGTAAATGAGAGGGTACGCAAATTTCGATATTTATCGTGAAGTAGTCACGTAATTTTTTTTCTTTTCTAGTGTTGATCAACGAATAAATGTGTAATACCGGCGTCCTCGGTCAGGCGTTTTTTCTAAGCGTTGCCAAAACGAAAATGTCGCCTGGAAATTTCAATCGTGTGTCTGAAGAGCTCGGTCAATCGCGAAAGTTTTGGGAGGATTGAGCAAACTTTTTTTAAGCGGTTTTACGGGCACGGTGAATGGAGTATTTCTTTACTCACAGGGGAGACTTTTCAGACGGGTCACAGGTTTTGTCGCTGATGGATGAACGGATTGGTGTTCCAACCAGGAACAGATTTTTTAAGGAAGGGGTCGATGGAGTCTGGTCCCATGAGGTACATGAATCGCTCCCCCTGGTGAGGAAACTTTGAGCGCCGGAATTCGTTTTATTACCACAAATACCGGGCAAACGGACGGGCAAGGCAAAACCCATAAAATTAGCGATCTCATCCCGGTAGTATTTGAAGGATTGAATAAAATATAGTTATATTAATGTTACGTTTCTATTCAAAAAATACGTTTTAGGAAAAGTACCCCCCAAACGACTAGCCGGCCAGCGGGCAACGACGAGTGTCTTATGGACGGTGTTCGAAATGAAACTATTCAACCACCACGGTGCTTTTGAACTATGGAAAATTATCCGCGCTTTGAATTTTCAGACCCCCTGGGGAGCGATCCCTTGGAATTTTTTGCCAAACATGGATTTTTGCATTTCAACAATTTCATCTCCCGCGAAACGGTGAGCGATATCCGGGCGGAAATCCGTGTGATCGAAGACAAATTTGTGGAGCGGCAAGTGGAAAAGATCAACGGCGTTCCGATCAAATACGGGACCGACGTCGATGGACGCAAATTTATCCAACGCTTCCCTTTCAGTTCGCAGCAGAGCCCGCTCCTGAACGAGTTCCTGCAAGACCCCCGCCTCCAAGCCTTGTTTCCCCTGCTGGGCGACGATGCCGAAAATCCGCGGGTGGGCCACAACGAAAAGGACGGTCTGGTTGTCAATCACTATATCAACACCGAACTCAGCAAATTCATACGGATGGGCTGGCATACCGATTGCCTGCGCGACGTCTTTTATGGCAAGAAGATCATGCCCATGCTCAACGTAGGCATTCACCTCACCGACGCCAAGCCCGGCCAGGGAGGATTGCGTATCTTGCCGGGGACACACAAACAAACGATCTTCGGCGTGCTCTTTAAAAAACCATACTTCCTGGATCACCGCCCCGACAAGAACGAGGTCGGACTGCAAACCAGGGCGGGCGACCTCACGGTGCACGACGGCCGGCTTTGGCACCGCGTGGCGCAATCGACCGTCATGGGGGAGCAGAGCCGCCGCCAGGTCATGTATGTACCCATCATCAGCGGCGCGTATGCTATCAAGAACGAGAAAAGTCCGACGCTGATCTATCAGCATTTTCAAAACATGGTGAGGTAGCCGGGAATGAAGCAAGCGATCATTACGGGCGCCAGCAAAGGCCTGGGAAAAGCCTTGGCTTTAGAGATGGCCTCCCGCGGATACGAAACCTTATTGGTGGCCCGGTCCGCCCCGTTGCTCGAGACCCTGGCCGCCGAGATCTCCAGCCGGTTCAACGTGAAGGTGCACACCCTTACACTCGACCTGGCCCAAAACGAAGCCTCCCAAACCGTCTACGAATGGTGTCAGGGCGCGTCCTTCCAACCCACGGTGTTGATCAACAATGCGGGCTATGCCTGTTGGGGATATTTTCATCGACTGCCCTTGAGCAGCCAGTTGCCCATGCTCGACCTGAATGTGCAGGGCATGGTGTCGCTGACCCATCGCATCCTCCCGATACTCCAAAAGCAACCCCAGGCCTACATCCTCAACGTATGCAGCACATCGGCATACCAGCCCGTTCCCACGATGGCGCTATACGCTGCAAGCAAAGCATTTGTGCGGTCCTTCACGCGGTCGTTGCGTTACGAGCTCCGGAAGGGACCCGTATCCGTCACTTGTTTGAGCCCCGGGCCCATGGCCACGAACTTTATTGCCCAGGCCAACATGCAGGCGATGCAGGCGACAGCGCAGAAGTTCGAGATGAAAGCCGACGACGTCGCGCGCCGCGGGGTGAAGGCCATGTTTGCCGGCCGGGCGGAAGTCATTCCCGGGTGGATGAATGCCCTGAGTGTGGGCTTTTCCAAAATCTTACCGGACGCGCTGTTGGAACGGATTGCCAACAACTTGTATGAATCAAAACTATAAATTCCGGAAATCCTTACCTTTGCGAGCTTGAAATTTCCATTGGCAGATTAGATATCTATAGATGTGAAAAAGAACTGGAAATATGCGTGGGGATCGCCCGCTTTCAGAACCCATTTCATTCTGACCTTAGTCGCGGGCATTGCACTGGCGATCTTCGCCGATCGTTTCTTTCCCTTCATCCAACAACGCCCCGGCCACCTCATCGGCGATCCTGTGCTCGACTGGCTCCCGTCGTATGACCTGTCCGCTTATATTTTTGCACTGCTGTACGTCGGGGTTATTATCGCCATCGGCACGGCCGTGAAGACCCCCGAAGTTTTGCTCACCGGCTTGCAGGCCTATGTGCTGCTCAGTTTCATGCGCATGTGTACGTTGTATTTCATCCCGTTGGAGCCGCACCCTGGTATCGTGGTGTTAGAAGATCCCTTCATCGGCTTTTTCTTTTACGACAATGGCGTGATCACTAAAGATCTTTTCTTTTCGGGACATGTCTCGGCCATGTTACTACTCTGCCTCACGGCCACGGGACGGAACCTAAGGATGTTCCTGGCCGCCGATGCCCTGGCGATGGCCATCTGCATGTTGTTCCAACACGCGCACTACACCGTGGACATTCTTGCCGCTCCGCTCTTTGTCTTGCTTTGCGTCTACATTGCCGGACGCCGGACGGTAACGACCGAGGCCGTTGCCGTAAGAAACGAATCGTGAACCGCCCTCCGCCCTTGTTGGTGAAGAACACCAACAAGGGCGAAGAGGGTTTGATCAATTAAAAATGGCCACCAGCAGATAGGTCGCCGTGCTAAGTAGCATGACTGCAAAAAAGATTCCACTCCAGAGCCGAAGGACTAGCTTGTTCCAAAAATAGGTCAACGCGTCCTCGTTTTTTTCTTTTTTGAATTTGTCCGCCAGCCCTTTAGTCCTCAGCCATTGTATTACCGCGTATAGGGATACCGCTGTTCCGATGACCTTCACAAATCCAAAGGATTCCAAATGGAAGAAGATCAATATGTCTCCTACGAGGAACAATAGAAATCCTATGTAAAAAATCAGTCTTGGGGTGGGAGTCATGTATTTATTTGATTCTTCGCGGCTATTTCGCCGGGCGTCCGAAACTTGTTGGTGAGGAACACCAATGAGGGTGGCAGGTAACTGTTGTTGGCGCCGAACACCAACAACAGTCAAATAAAATCGATCTATTTCAAATGCGACCGCAGCATCCACGCCATCTTCTCAAGACCTTCCATGAGGCCCGTGATATAATCGCTGGTGCCGGCGTCGCCGTATTCATTGGCAAAGCGGTTGATGTTTTCGCGGAGTGTGATGATGATGGTTTCGTGATCGGTGAGGAGCTCGCGCAGAAAGCCTTGAGAGTCATTTTTCTCGCGGACTTGTTCGGTGAGGTGGGTCAATTGCAGAAAGTCTTTGAGGGTAGAGGGGGCGTAGTGGCCCAGCGAGCGGATGCGCTCGGCCACGCCGTCCATGACTTCGTCCAGTTGGTTGTACTGGGTTTCGAAGAAGAGGTGCTGGCTATGAAAGTCGGGACCTTCTACGTTCCAGTGGGCGCGACGGGTCTTTGTGTAAAGCACAAAGATGTCGGCCAGTAGTTTGGACAATTCCTTGGCTACGCTTGCCAAGTTCTCTGCTTTGATTCCAATGTTCGTTTGCATACGTGTAGAGGTGATTTATGGGTTGGAAATATACTTAATTCGGTTTTGCGTTTAGCCGTGGCGTTGTTTGCGTTTAATTCAACACGGCTTCACAGTTCATTCATGTGGTTTTATTTCTTTCACCGTGCCATCGGCGTAGCCCGCGATCACGAGGTTCACCATGGTGTTGACAAACAAGCCGGTGGCCACTACGCCGGGAATGCTGCGGATGGCAGCGTCCAATTGCACCGGGTCTTCAATCGCGTTGAACTGGCAGTCGGCGGTGAAGTTTCCGTTCTCGCTAATATACTGTTGATTTCCGTTGCGCCGAAGCCGCGGCTCGCAGCCGAGGGCTTTGAGATGGTTTAGGGTGAGCTCCGCAGCAAAGGGCAGGATCTCTACCGGCAAGGGAAATTTGCCCAGGCGTTCGACGAGTTTGGACGAATCAACAATGACAATAAATTTCTTGCTGTTGTAGGCCAGGATCTTTTCGCGGGTGTGCGCGCCGCCGCCGCCTTTGATGAGGTGGCCGTGGCGATCGGCTTCGTCGGCGCCGTCGATGTAGAGGTCGATGCTATCGATGGAGTTGAAGGGAACGATGGGAATGTTCATGTCGTGGGCGAGTTTTTCGGAGCGTTCCGAACTGGCCACGGCCCGGATGGTGAGTCCCTGTTTTATGCGTTCGCCGATCTTTTGAATAGCATAGAACACCGTGGAGCCGGTGCCTAATCCTACCACCATGCCATCTTGTACATAGCGCGCCGACCATTCGCCGGCATGTCGTTTAGCGTCGTCCATACGGATTTGAAAAAGTGCGAACTAAAGGTAAGGGGTGGCGTGTAAAAAAAGGCTTGGCCGTTGAGAATTTTTACCGCCCACCTTCTCCGCCACTGGCGGATTCGGCGGACGAGCAAAGTCAACGTAATGCAGTAACTAGAAATTCTTTGCCTGCCCGCCTTCTCCGCCAGTGGCGGAGAAGGCGGGGTGGTTAAACGCATCTCCACACCACATCTACAAACCAGTGCCGGCTATCCTGGAATTGTTCAAAACTCCTAAACCCCGACCGCTCAGCCAGTTGCTGAATTTCCGTCAAGGAATATTTCTGAGAGATCTCCATAAACATCGGCTCGCCCTGCGCAAAGTGGATGGCGTGTGGCCCGATATGTACCCGCTGTTCGCGTTGACTCACCAGGTAGCTTTTGCAGGAGCCCGTTTCCGGGTCGTACATCGGATAGTGCACAAATTGCTCCAGGTTAAAGTCGGCTCCCAATTCGCGGTTGATGCGCTTCAGCAGGTTTAGGTTGAATGCCCGCGTGATGCCGGCTTTGTCGTTGTAAGCATCCAGGATGACCTGCGGATGTTTCTTCAAATCAAATCCCACCAACAACAAATCGCCTGGCGATAATTGCTTTCGCAGCGCTTTGCAAAACCCCAGCGCTTCTTGCGGGGGCACGTTGCCGATACTGGCCCCCATAAACAACACAACCTTTTGTTTGTCCGAGCGCAGTTTGGCTTCCTTCAACATGTCGAGGTAGTCGCCCGGCAATCCTTCCACGCGCATGCCCGGGAATTTGAGGGGCAACGTCTTCTCCAGGGTTTGGATGATGCTTTCGGAGATGTCGATGGGAAAATAGGTGTAGTCGATACCCCTGGCCTGGAGCTCGCCCAGCAGATAGCCCGATTTGGCTGTGTCGCCGGGGCCCAGTTCCACCAGGTCGAAGTCGGATGTATGGTTGCAGATCAGGGTGGCAATATCTTGTACCTGATGCTCGAATATTTCCTGCTCGCAGCCGGTCAGGTAATATTCCGGGCACTGCATGATGCGTTGAAAAAGCTTGTCGCCCTCGGCATCATAAAAGTATTTGGCGCTAAGCGATTTGGAGGATGCGGTGAGGCCGTGAATAACATCTCGATAGAATTCCTCGCGCGCGGCCTGCCGGTTCTTTAATCGGGTGTAGTGATCGGTTAAGAAAGGTATGGTCATAAAATTTGTTCGGGGTTATTGTGCCAGCCGGATGCCGGTGAGCTGCCAGCGCTGGTGCGGATGAAAGAAATTTCGATACGATATGCGGCTGTGGCCGGGCGGGGTGAAGGCGGAGGCCCCGCGCAGAACCTTTTGGTTCACCATAAACTTGCCGTTGTATTCTCCTACTGCACCCGGTGCCCGTGCAAAACCGGGATAGGGGAGGTAGGCACTTTCGGTCCATTCCCAACGGTCGCCCCAGGCAAAATTGGGCGCGGCCGCTTCCCATTCAAATTCTGTGGGCAGACGCTTACCGGCCCAGGCGGCAAATGCCGCGGCTTCGTAGTAGCCGATGTGTGTGACGGGTTGGTTTAGGTCGAGCGGAAGCAGTCCCCGCAGCGTGTAGCGGAACCAGGCGCCATCCTGTTTGTACCAATACAATGGGGCTACAATACCGTTGGCTCTCACCCAATCCCAGCCCTCGGCATGCCAGTGCGCAAAGTGGGTGTAGCCGCCGTCCTCCATAAACTCCAGATAGGCCGCGTGCGTGACGAGCGCCGGGGCGATGCTGAATGAAGGAAGAAATACTTTGTGACGGTTTAATTCATTGTCATAACAAAATGAATCACCCACGTGACCGATCTGATACATCCCTTCTTCCAGAGTGATGAAAGGGGCCGATGCGTGCGAGGGTGTCTCGCAAAATTCCAGCGTGTGATCCTCGGTGTATGCCGGCAACAGCGGATTGTGGCCGAGGATGTATTTGATGTCCGTCCACAACAACTCCTGGTGTTGTTGTTCGTGATGACATCCCAGGGTGATCAGGTCCATGATCGTCGTGGGCAGGGGTTCATTCATCCAGGCCATCATGGCGGCATCGACATGCTGGCGGTATTGATAGATTTCCGCCACCGTGGGCCGGCTCAGGTTTCCGCGTTGGGTACGGACCACGCGTGCACCAAGACTTTCATAATAACTATTGAAAACAAAATTGAAATTCGCATTAAATTCCTGGTAGCCCTCCCGGTAGGCTTTCAGCAAAAGGGTTTCAAAAAACCACGTGGTGTGCCCGAGGTGCCATTTGGGCGGGCTCACGTCCTCAACCGGTTGCACCACATAGTCTTCGGTTTGTAGCGGCGCGCATATCTCTTCCGTTAATTTGCGCACGCGTATATAGGTTTCCCGTAGTGTTCTCATCCCGGGCGATGATGCCATTATTTTTTCAGAAAGTAGCGCTTCGGTCATAAAAAAAACTTTTCAAACGTTGTCCAGGGTCATAAAAAGATTGTTGAGCGATTCCGAAAAAGTAGGGTGGGCAAAAATGCCGTCGCGAATTTTTTCGTAAGGGAGCTTTCCCATCATCGCCACCTCCAGCACCGACATGATCTCACCCCCGTTGGGTGCCAGGATGGAAGCGCCGAGGATTTCATGCGTGTCCTCGTCCACGATGGCTTTCATCATGCCACGCGTTTCTCCGGTCTCGATCCCGCGTGCCACCTGCGACATGCTGAGCTTGGCCACTTTGATGCGCCGCCCGTTCTCGCGGGCCGCTTTTTCGGTGAGGCCGATGCGGCCCAGCTCGGGGTCGGTGAACATGCAATACGGCACCAGCCGGTCCTGCACCGAAAGCCCAGCCTTGTCCAGCAAGTTGCGCGAAACAACGAGATAGTCATTGTAGGAAATGTGCGTGAAGGCCGGCCCCTCTCTCACATCACCGAGTGCATAAATTCCTTTTACGGAAGTTTCCAGTCGATCGTCGGTCTTTATAAAACCTTTTTTTGTGAGAACAATTCCGGCGCGCTCGGGTTTTAATTCACTGAGATTCGGGATGCGTCCGGAAGCAATCAGCCAGTGCGAACCGGTGATGGTTTGGGATGGGCCATCGGCGGACAATGTCAATTCCACCTGACCATCGGAAAGGCGTTTTGCTTTGGTGACCGTTGCCCCAAGGCGGATCTTAATGCCTTCCATTTCCAGGATATTTTTCAATTCGCCGGCAATGTCGTCGTCCTCTTTGTTGAGCAGCGCAGCGGAGCGATCCAGGATCGTCACCTGGCTGCCGAGGCGCCGGAAGAGTTGTCCAAATTCCATGGCGATGTATCCGGCGCCGAGAATAACGAGGTGATCCGGAACGGTTTTCAGGTCCATGATCGTAGTCGACGTGTAATAGGGCGTGTCATTCACCCCGTCGAGTGCGGGTATCTGTGGCGATGCGCCGGTATTGATGAAGATGAAATTGCCTTCCACTTCCGTGAACGTTCCATCGGGGTGATGAACGGTCAATTTTTTTTCGCCAGTGAAGCTGGCAGCGCCCGTGATGAGGTCAAGGCCGTTTGTTTTGCGGAGCCACTCTTCCAGGCGCGCGCGTTTGGCCGTTACGATCCTGTCTTTGCGTTGTATCACGGTGGCCATATCGACCACGGGAGAGGGCATCTGAATGCCCAACGCCGCCGAATGTCGTGCCAGGTAGGCTCTGCGGCCGGAAGCTATAAGCGTTTTGCTGGGCGTGCAGCCGTCGTTCACGCACGTGCCACCCACCCAACGCTTTTCGATCAGGGCAGTTTTCCATCCGGCCTTTGCCAATCGAGCAGCAAGGGGAGAACCGGCTTGACCCGATCCGATAATAACGGCATCGTATTTCATCATGGTTAGGGTTTGAGAAGCGTGCAAGATGCGAAAATTGCTCCGGTCGTGACTAAGCTCGATCCTCAAAAAGCGTTGTACAAAATAGCGTGCCACAAATTGCGTTGACTTAAAGGAGTTCAAGCATCGCTATCCGCGCGCCGGAAAGATGCTTGAGCATCAAGGTAAAATCGCAGTTTCGAATTTTCTTCGCGGCAGATGATGTCCGCGTCAAAGTAAAAGGCTAGTGTGGAAGCTGTGGAATTTATTACACACCTGATTTTTGATGAATTTAATTCGAGGTCCCGACGATGGAATTTGAGGGGCTTCTTCCTATTTTTAGAAATAAACCTCCAGCTATGAAGACGAAAGCCGCGGTGAAAGAGAAGCGCCCTACTGCCAAGAAGAATGCATCCAACGTACGCGTAAAGAAAAATGGTTCCAACGGTCACGCCACGGAAACTGCGCATGGCGATGGTCACGCGATATCGTCTGACCTGTCAGGCTCAAAAGAACTTCTCAGAGTCTTAACCGAAGTAAAAAATGGCAACTTTTCCGTACGCATGCCCATCGACGAAGTCGGGCTGAACGGAAAGATATACGACACCCTCAACGAGATCATTTCGCTCAACGAAAAGATGATGCAAGAGTTCACCCGCGCCGGCAACACCATCGGCAAACAGGGTAAGCTCACCCAGCGTATCGAGATCCCCAGCACAAAAGGCGCCTGGAGCGAAGGCGTGAACTCGCTCAACGTTTTGATCTCCGACCTTGTTCACCCCACGATTGAAATTGCACACGTGATCAGCTCGGTGGCCAAAGGCAACCTCTCGCAGGAAATGCCCGAAGAGATCGGTGACCACCGGCTCGAAGGAGAGTTTCTTCGCATTGCCAAAGAAGTGAACTACATGGTGAAGCAGCTCAACCTGTTCTCCATGGAAGTAACCCGCGTAGCCCGCGAGGTAGGTTCGGAAGGAAAGTTGGGCGGCCAGGCCAAAGTGAAAGGGGTAGGGGGCGTGTGGAAAGATCTCACGGACTCCGTGAATCACATGGCCGGTAACCTCACCAACCAGGTGCGGAACATCGCGGAAGTGACGACGGCCATCGCCCGCGGAAACCTCTCCAAAAAGATCACGGTAGACGTGAAGGGAGAAATGCTCGAATTGAAAAACACCATCAACACGATGGTGGATCAGCTCAACTCCTTTAGCTCGGAAGTAACGCGTGTGGCCCTTGAAGTAGGAACGGAAGGAAGACTCGGCGGGCAGGCCACCGTAAAAGGCGTGGGGGGTGTGTGGAAAGATCTGACCGACTCCGTAAACCAAATGGCCGGCAACCTGACCGCCCAAGTGCGAAACATCGCCGGCGTGACCACCGCCGTAGCCACGGGCGACTTGTCAAAGAAAATCACCGTAGATGCCAAAGGCGAATTGTTGGAATTGAAGAACACCATTAACACGATGGTGGATCAATTGAACTCCTTCTCTTCAGAAGTAACGCGTGTAGCCCGGGAGGTGGGTTCCGAAGGTCAATTGGGCGGTCAGGCCGACGTGCCGGGCGTAGGGGGAACGTGGAAAGATTTGACCGACTCCGTAAATCAAATGGCCGGTAACCTCACCAACCAGGTGCGGAACATCGCCGGCGTGACGACGGCCGTGGCCAATGGTGACTTGTCAAAGAAAATTACGGTAGACGTGCGCGGAGAAATGTTGGAGTTGAAGAACACGATCAACACCATGGTGGATCAGCTCAACTCTTTCGGTTCAGAAGTAACGCGTGTGGCCCTTGAAGTGGGAACGGAAGGAAAACTGGGAGGCCAGGCCACGGTGAAAGGTGTAGGCGGTATTTGGAAGGACCTGACCGATTCGGTAAACCAAATGGCATCGAACCTGACCGGCCAGGTGCGGAACATCGCCGGTGTAACCACCGCTGTGGCGAACGGCGACTTGTCAAAGAAAATCACGGTGGACGTACGCGGGGAAATGTTGGAGTTGAAGAACACGATCAA carries:
- the egtB gene encoding ergothioneine biosynthesis protein EgtB, giving the protein MRTLRETYIRVRKLTEEICAPLQTEDYVVQPVEDVSPPKWHLGHTTWFFETLLLKAYREGYQEFNANFNFVFNSYYESLGARVVRTQRGNLSRPTVAEIYQYRQHVDAAMMAWMNEPLPTTIMDLITLGCHHEQQHQELLWTDIKYILGHNPLLPAYTEDHTLEFCETPSHASAPFITLEEGMYQIGHVGDSFCYDNELNRHKVFLPSFSIAPALVTHAAYLEFMEDGGYTHFAHWHAEGWDWVRANGIVAPLYWYKQDGAWFRYTLRGLLPLDLNQPVTHIGYYEAAAFAAWAGKRLPTEFEWEAAAPNFAWGDRWEWTESAYLPYPGFARAPGAVGEYNGKFMVNQKVLRGASAFTPPGHSRISYRNFFHPHQRWQLTGIRLAQ
- the egtD gene encoding L-histidine N(alpha)-methyltransferase; the encoded protein is MTIPFLTDHYTRLKNRQAAREEFYRDVIHGLTASSKSLSAKYFYDAEGDKLFQRIMQCPEYYLTGCEQEIFEHQVQDIATLICNHTSDFDLVELGPGDTAKSGYLLGELQARGIDYTYFPIDISESIIQTLEKTLPLKFPGMRVEGLPGDYLDMLKEAKLRSDKQKVVLFMGASIGNVPPQEALGFCKALRKQLSPGDLLLVGFDLKKHPQVILDAYNDKAGITRAFNLNLLKRINRELGADFNLEQFVHYPMYDPETGSCKSYLVSQREQRVHIGPHAIHFAQGEPMFMEISQKYSLTEIQQLAERSGFRSFEQFQDSRHWFVDVVWRCV
- a CDS encoding mercuric reductase — translated: MMKYDAVIIGSGQAGSPLAARLAKAGWKTALIEKRWVGGTCVNDGCTPSKTLIASGRRAYLARHSAALGIQMPSPVVDMATVIQRKDRIVTAKRARLEEWLRKTNGLDLITGAASFTGEKKLTVHHPDGTFTEVEGNFIFINTGASPQIPALDGVNDTPYYTSTTIMDLKTVPDHLVILGAGYIAMEFGQLFRRLGSQVTILDRSAALLNKEDDDIAGELKNILEMEGIKIRLGATVTKAKRLSDGQVELTLSADGPSQTITGSHWLIASGRIPNLSELKPERAGIVLTKKGFIKTDDRLETSVKGIYALGDVREGPAFTHISYNDYLVVSRNLLDKAGLSVQDRLVPYCMFTDPELGRIGLTEKAARENGRRIKVAKLSMSQVARGIETGETRGMMKAIVDEDTHEILGASILAPNGGEIMSVLEVAMMGKLPYEKIRDGIFAHPTFSESLNNLFMTLDNV
- the rpiA gene encoding ribose-5-phosphate isomerase RpiA, which produces MDDAKRHAGEWSARYVQDGMVVGLGTGSTVFYAIQKIGERIKQGLTIRAVASSERSEKLAHDMNIPIVPFNSIDSIDLYIDGADEADRHGHLIKGGGGAHTREKILAYNSKKFIVIVDSSKLVERLGKFPLPVEILPFAAELTLNHLKALGCEPRLRRNGNQQYISENGNFTADCQFNAIEDPVQLDAAIRSIPGVVATGLFVNTMVNLVIAGYADGTVKEIKPHE